The Mesotoga infera nucleotide sequence GCGGAATTGGAAGAAATGATTCCTATGATATCGTCAAACAACAGCTTTGTCGGGCCCTTACCCATCATAACGCTCTTATCTATCTTCTTCACTGAATGAATCACAGTCGAATGCTGTTTCCCTGTTTCTCTAGCTATCTCAGTTACTTGCTTCCCAAAGTGATTCTTCAGGATGTACATTGTCAGCTGTCTTGCCAGAACAATATCTTTGCTTCTGCTTCCCGACTCGATATCTTTTCTCGTCACTTTCATCATTTTCTCGATTGCAGAATAGATCTGGTCAATTGGTCTCTGAGAAACAGGAACATTCACTGATCCTGTAAACGACTGAAGTATCTGAGTCGCAAGCGAGAGGTCAATCTGCGATCTGAAAACGCTACTGTGAACAATGAGCTTAATAATCGCCCCCCGCAATCTTCTCAAGTTTCCGTCAATGTTGTCAGCTAGGACCTTCGCAACATCGTCAGGCAGTGAAACCGATTCTCTCTGCGCCAGTTGTTTGGCAATATGAAATCTCGTAGAAGGCTGGGGCTCCTGGATCGACATGAGCATGCCCATCTGGAATCTTGATTTAAGCCTGCTGTGAAAGGTGTCCAACTCCTCAGGATTTCTGTCAGAGCAGATTATCAGCTGTTTTCCGGAATCGTGAAGCTCATTGAACGAGTGGAAAAACTCATTCTGAACCCCCTTCTTTCCAATTAGAAACTGAATATCATCAATCAGAAGAATGTCGGACTTCTTTCGGTAGTGATCTCTGAACTTCTGAATGTTGTTTTCTTTTATAGATTGAATCATGTCGTTCATGAACTGCTCGCTAGTGATATAGAGCACTTTCTTATCGGGAAAATTGCTCATGGTTTCTTGAGCGATTGCCTGAAGAAGGTGTGTCTTGCCTAGACCTACACCTCCGTAAACGAAGAAGGGGTTGTACTTTCCCGGGCTTTGAGCCACGTCAAGTGCAACTTCATATAGAGCCTTATTCTCGCTGCCGACGACAAAATTGCCGAAAGTGTATTCTGGGTTCAGATTTGAGATCATTAGCGGCTTTCTCTTGAGCAATGAGCCGGAAGTCTGCGGGCCGGTG carries:
- the dnaA gene encoding chromosomal replication initiator protein DnaA → MSNSIISTLKKKVSKKTWDNWFSTFELKEVEEEKVVFSVANLFIKDWLQTKYGGAISDSIAELLGKRVPFEIVYKNKAMHTEDNTGPQTSGSLLKRKPLMISNLNPEYTFGNFVVGSENKALYEVALDVAQSPGKYNPFFVYGGVGLGKTHLLQAIAQETMSNFPDKKVLYITSEQFMNDMIQSIKENNIQKFRDHYRKKSDILLIDDIQFLIGKKGVQNEFFHSFNELHDSGKQLIICSDRNPEELDTFHSRLKSRFQMGMLMSIQEPQPSTRFHIAKQLAQRESVSLPDDVAKVLADNIDGNLRRLRGAIIKLIVHSSVFRSQIDLSLATQILQSFTGSVNVPVSQRPIDQIYSAIEKMMKVTRKDIESGSRSKDIVLARQLTMYILKNHFGKQVTEIARETGKQHSTVIHSVKKIDKSVMMGKGPTKLLFDDIIGIISSNSA